One window from the genome of Salvia splendens isolate huo1 chromosome 9, SspV2, whole genome shotgun sequence encodes:
- the LOC121748730 gene encoding transcription and mRNA export factor ENY2-like isoform X1, producing MSRRNSINRPPTPDARDDDHDAPPKEPTLHEIVNLKLIESGEKERLIELVRQRLVECGWKDEMRTLCRAFVKTNGRDNVTVDDLVRAITPKGRASIPDSVKAELLQEIRSFLVSVAH from the exons AT GAGTAGAAGGAATTCCATTAACCGACCTCCCACGCCCGACGCTCGGGATGACGACCACGATGCTCCACCCAAGGAGCCTACGCTTCATGAGATTGTCAACCTCAAG TTGATAGAGAGTGGAGAGAAGGAGCGGTTGATCGAATTGGTGAGACAAAGGCTGGTCGAGTGTGGATGGAAGGATGAAATGAGAACTCTTTGCAG GGCATTTGTGAAGACGAATGGGAGGGATAATGTTACTGTGGATGATCTTGTTCGTGCAATCACCCCAAAAGGCAGAG CTTCAATACCAGATTCAGTGAAGGCTGAGCTTCTCCAGGAGATCCGAAGCTTTCTTGTTTCAGTTGCCCATTGA
- the LOC121748730 gene encoding transcription and mRNA export factor ENY2-like isoform X2 gives MSRRNSINRPPTPDARDDDHDAPPKEPTLHEIVNLKLIESGEKERLIELVRQRLVECGWKDEMRTLCRAFVKTNGRDNVTVDDLVRAITPKGRDSVKAELLQEIRSFLVSVAH, from the exons AT GAGTAGAAGGAATTCCATTAACCGACCTCCCACGCCCGACGCTCGGGATGACGACCACGATGCTCCACCCAAGGAGCCTACGCTTCATGAGATTGTCAACCTCAAG TTGATAGAGAGTGGAGAGAAGGAGCGGTTGATCGAATTGGTGAGACAAAGGCTGGTCGAGTGTGGATGGAAGGATGAAATGAGAACTCTTTGCAG GGCATTTGTGAAGACGAATGGGAGGGATAATGTTACTGTGGATGATCTTGTTCGTGCAATCACCCCAAAAGGCAGAG ATTCAGTGAAGGCTGAGCTTCTCCAGGAGATCCGAAGCTTTCTTGTTTCAGTTGCCCATTGA
- the LOC121748746 gene encoding B2 protein-like encodes MENVHSFWQLGDDLRGQSKVSEDHKWFMAASRLADQTRFKVERRINLDLSKGPAELRSMDNVGYQEDSRFENFNFNMLNLDNKLNDNVSKSSLRKGIYNMNTVYQNPNVNPLGNVSGSKYNSNNPIKESNNNCSITNGKDDGMNASNATDKRFKTLPAAEMLPRNEVLGGYIFVCNNDTMQEDLKRQLFGLPPRYRDSVRAITPGLPLFLYNYTTHQLHGIFEAASFGGSNIDPTAWEDKKCKGESRFPAQVRTRIRKLCKPLEEDAFRPVLHHYDGPKFRLELSIPETLDLMDLCEQAGV; translated from the exons ATGGAGAATGTTCACAGCTTCTGGCAACTGGGTGATGATCTCCGAGGACAATCAAAAGTGTCGGAGGACCACAAATGGTTTATGGCTGCTTCAAGATTGGCTGACCAGACTAGGTTTAAGGTTGAACGAAGGATCAACCTTGATCTCTCAAAAGGTCCTGCAGAGTTGAGGTCCATGGATAATGTGGGATATCAAGAAGACAGTCGGTTTGAAAATTTTAACTTCAACATGCTAAACCTGGACAACAAGTTGAACGACAATGTAAGCAAAAGTTCCCTTAGGAAAGGTATTTACAATATGAACACAGTTTATCAGAACCCAAATGTCAACCCCTTGGGAAATGTTTCTGGAAGCAAGTACAACAGTAACAACCCCATCAAAGAGTCAAACAACAACTGCAGCATTACTAATGGTAAGGATGATGGGATGAACGCAAGCAATGCTACTGACAAAAGGTTTAAAACCTTGCCCGCAGCTGAGATGCTCCCAAGGAATGAGGTCCTTGGTGGATACATTTTTGTCTGCAACAACGACACTATGCAAGAAGATTTGAAGAGACAGCTCTTTG GTTTGCCACCAAGATACAGAGATTCTGTGAGGGCTATAACCCCCGGTTTACCTTTGTTTCTCTACAACTACACCACTCATCAACTGCATGGTATTTTTGAG GCAGCAAGTTTTGGGGGTTCTAACATTGATCCCACTGCTTGGGAAGATAAAAAGTGCAAAGGTGAATCAAGGTTCCCTGCTCAG GTGAGAACCCGTATAAGGAAACTTTGCAAGCCTTTGGAGGAAGATGCTTTTAGGCCAGTCTTGCATCATTATGATGGCCCCAAGTTCCGTCTTGAGCTTTCCATACCTGAG ACCTTGGATTTGATGGATTTGTGCGAACAAGCTGGCGTGTGA
- the LOC121746630 gene encoding mitochondrial import receptor subunit TOM20-like isoform X2, producing MEAPGDLDRFIFFEQARITAEASYANNPLDADNLTRWGGALLELSHFQNGADSKQMVKDAIEKLEEALVVDPRKHETLWCLGNAYTSSAFLIPDLEEAKGYFDKSARYFEQAYELEPQNELYKKSLEVSSKAPELHMEIYKHGGMGALGSQATGIDQSASTSTKQSTKASKNSDLKYDIGGWVILAIGVVVWLGFARSDVPPPPAR from the exons ATGGAGGCGCCTGGCGATTTGGATCGTTTCATTTTCTTCGAGCAGGCTCGAATAACTGCTGAAGCTTCTTACGCCAATAATCCTCTCGACGCCGAT AACTTGACTAGATGGGGAGGGGCGCTGCTGGAATTGTCGCACTTTCAAAACGGTGCGGATTCGAAACAAATGGttaaag ATGCTATAGAGAAGCTGGAGGAGGCACTGGTTGTCGACCCTAGAAAGCATGAAACACTCTGGTGCCTTGGAAATGCGTACACATCTAGCGCATTTCTCATTCCCGATCTTGAGGAGGCTAAAGGCTACTTTGACAAGTCTGCCCGGTACTTTGAGCAAGCATATGAACTG GAACCACAAAATGAACTATATAAGAAATCTTTAGAAGTGTCCTCCAAG GCTCCTGAGTTACATATGGAGATTTACAAGCATGGTGGTATGGGGGCTTTGGGCAGTCAGGCTACAGGCATTGATCAATCAGCTTCTACTAGTACAAAG CAGAGTACCAAGGCTAGCAAAAACAGTGATCTCAAATACGACATTGGTGGATGGGTGATCCTGGCAATTGGTGTTGTTGTGTGGCTGGGATTCGCAAGATCTGATGTGCCTCCACCTCCTGCTAGATAA
- the LOC121746630 gene encoding mitochondrial import receptor subunit TOM20-like isoform X1, with product MEAPGDLDRFIFFEQARITAEASYANNPLDADNLTRWGGALLELSHFQNGADSKQMVKDAIEKLEEALVVDPRKHETLWCLGNAYTSSAFLIPDLEEAKGYFDKSARYFEQAYELEPQNELYKKSLEVSSKAPELHMEIYKHGGMGALGSQATGIDQSASTSTKQQSTKASKNSDLKYDIGGWVILAIGVVVWLGFARSDVPPPPAR from the exons ATGGAGGCGCCTGGCGATTTGGATCGTTTCATTTTCTTCGAGCAGGCTCGAATAACTGCTGAAGCTTCTTACGCCAATAATCCTCTCGACGCCGAT AACTTGACTAGATGGGGAGGGGCGCTGCTGGAATTGTCGCACTTTCAAAACGGTGCGGATTCGAAACAAATGGttaaag ATGCTATAGAGAAGCTGGAGGAGGCACTGGTTGTCGACCCTAGAAAGCATGAAACACTCTGGTGCCTTGGAAATGCGTACACATCTAGCGCATTTCTCATTCCCGATCTTGAGGAGGCTAAAGGCTACTTTGACAAGTCTGCCCGGTACTTTGAGCAAGCATATGAACTG GAACCACAAAATGAACTATATAAGAAATCTTTAGAAGTGTCCTCCAAG GCTCCTGAGTTACATATGGAGATTTACAAGCATGGTGGTATGGGGGCTTTGGGCAGTCAGGCTACAGGCATTGATCAATCAGCTTCTACTAGTACAAAG CAGCAGAGTACCAAGGCTAGCAAAAACAGTGATCTCAAATACGACATTGGTGGATGGGTGATCCTGGCAATTGGTGTTGTTGTGTGGCTGGGATTCGCAAGATCTGATGTGCCTCCACCTCCTGCTAGATAA
- the LOC121746629 gene encoding ribonucleoside-diphosphate reductase small chain has product MPSIPEEPLLAPNPDRFCMFPIQYPQVWEMYKKAEASFWTAEEVDLSQDQRHWESLTADEKHFIKHVLAFFAASDGIVLENLAGRFMKDVQISEARAFYGFQIAIENIHSEMYSLLLETYIKDSEEKSRLFRAIETVPCVERKASWALSWIDGSETFAERLVAFACVEGIFFSGSFCAIFWLKKRGLMPGLTFSNELISRDEGLHCDFACLLYSLLKMKLSEEKVKGIVADAVEIEREFVCDALPCALVGMNGDLMSQYIQFVADRLLDALGYGKMYNVQNPFDWMELISLQGKTNFFEKRVGEYQKASVMSSLNGNGGDSHVFKLDEDF; this is encoded by the coding sequence ATGCCGTCCATTCCAGAAGAGCCTCTCCTTGCTCCCAACCCCGACCGCTTCTGTATGTTCCCGATCCAGTACCCTCAAGTCTGGGAGATGTACAAGAAGGCGGAGGCCTCCTTCTGGACGGCCGAGGAGGTCGATCTCTCGCAGGACCAGCGCCACTGGGAATCCCTCACCGCCGACGAGAAGCACTTCATCAAGCACGTCCTCGCCTTCTTCGCCGCCTCCGACGGCATCGTTTTGGAGAATCTCGCCGGCCGCTTCATGAAGGATGTCCAGATCTCGGAGGCGCGCGCCTTCTACGGTTTCCAGATCGCAATCGAGAACATCCACTCTGAGATGTACAGTCTCCTCCTCGAGACTTACATCAAGGACTCCGAGGAGAAGAGCCGTTTGTTCCGCGCAATCGAGACCGTCCCCTGCGTCGAGCGCAAGGCTAGCTGGGCGCTCAGCTGGATCGACGGATCCGAGACGTTTGCGGAGAGATTGGTCGCGTTCGCTTGCGTCGAGGGGATTTTCTTCTCCGGCAGCTTCTGCGCGATTTTCTGGCTGAAAAAGCGCGGGCTCATGCCTGGATTGACCTTCTCGAATGAGCTAATCTCCAGAGATGAAGGTCTGCACTGCGATTTTGCTTGTTTGCTGTATAGTCTGTTGAAGATGAAGCTGAGCGAGGAGAAAGTGAAGGGGATTGTGGCGGATGCGGTGGAGATTGAGAGGGAATTCGTGTGTGATGCTCTGCCCTGTGCGTTGGTGGGGATGAATGGGGATTTGATGAGTCAGTACATTCAATTTGTGGCGGATAGGTTGCTGGATGCTTTGGGGTATGGGAAGATGTATAATGTGCAGAATCCTTTTGATTGGATGGAGCTGATCAGTTTGCAGGGGAAGACAAATTTCTTTGAGAAGAGGGTTGGGGAGTATCAGAAGGCTTCAGTGATGTCGAGCTTGAACGGTAATGGCGGTGACTCTCATGTGTTCAAGCTGGATGAGGATTTCTGA
- the LOC121748913 gene encoding zinc finger protein 511-like, protein MAMEVEVSVTGLNFPFLQPVRRRFGPDALFFEAGNIERQLLAKQVTLDITDKEKQQIQSMEDWGSSEVYCPIVGCGAHLLSLEDFEDHYIARHMASCSVCSQVYPTSHLLSIHVSEAHDSFFQAKVARGYAMYECLVEGCDAKLKSYKNRQQHMVDKHKFPSSFEFFKKSRPSKKQRQKTQRKQAVHKTEDASTAMQVDQENIDSLVSAVSRLSTSESPSSISFGRRHTRGLTFVPRAVQKEKRPGQSSEQPKR, encoded by the exons ATGGCAATGGAAGTTGAAGTGAGTGTAACAGGCTTGAATTTCCCCTTTCTGCAGCCTGTACGACGGCGTTTTGGGCCGGATGCCCTCTTCTTCGAGGCTGGCAACATAGAAAGACAACTCCTCGCTAAACAG GTTACATTAGATATAACAGATAAAGAAAAGCAGCAGATACAAAGCATGGAAGATTGGGGAAGCAG TGAAGTCTACTGTCCTATTGTTGGTTGTGGAGCGCACCTCCTGTCTTTGGAGGACTTTGAAGATCACTATATTGCTAGGCACATGGCATCTTGTTCTGTCTGCTCACAAGTATATCCAACATCACATTTACTCAGTATACATGTTTCTGAGGCCCATGATTCATTCTTCCAGGCAAAAGTTGCGCGTGGATATGCCATG TATGAATGCCTTGTCGAAGGCTGTGATGCAAAGCTGAAGAGCTACAAGAACCGACAGCAACATATGGTTGATAAGCATAAATTTCCTTCTTCATTTGAGTTTTTCAAGAAGTCGAGACCATCAAAGAAACAGAGGCAGAAAACCCAGCGTAAACAAGCAGTGCACAAAACAGAGGATGCATCAACTGCAATGCAGGTGGATCAAGAAAACATCGACAGCCTTGTTTCTGCAGTTTCAAGACTAAGCACTTCAGAGTCTCCTTCATCGATCAGTTTTGGCCGTCGCCACACCCGAGGTCTCACATTCGTCCCCCGAGCCGTTCAAAAAGAGAAAAGACCAGGCCAGTCATCAGAACAGCCAAAAAGATAG